One Anguilla rostrata isolate EN2019 chromosome 15, ASM1855537v3, whole genome shotgun sequence genomic window carries:
- the zmym2 gene encoding zinc finger MYM-type protein 2 codes for MDRGLPEGYEPRLGGEEDGVTAEAESFMDTAPPTAQKTPMEGTDAAHDPPVTAAAPLPPAQDDEDDDVVLVEAPPPAPASQAGAQPSAPSPKHDCGEKGGVVTAAAPTPTAKTPTFTTPAPAPTTAAPSQSETIVIDDEEDSFEQKDSSSRAPPSEVAPPSGSAALSSTEPDSEIKIASVTTLGVAASSSTVAVGTAAAAAGSKGDMNLMITSVTSLQGAGAGPGLERDDGLQIGSTFSLNPEAQTELSTSRPGTFNPGRVGTTNEPVQNGETSTHQRSDSWISQSASFPRNQKQPGADSPAPAASLPKQVCSPSSTQQPPRTVKVTCANCRKPLKKGQTAYQRKGSTHLFCSTTCLSAFSHKPAPKKNCTMCKKDITSMKGTIVAQVDSSEAFQEFCSTGCLSSYENKQNPPKTPVKTRCTVCGKLTEIRHEVSFKNVTHKICSDMCFNRYRMANGLIMNCCEHCGGYLPSKANHFLVIDGQQKRFCSHNCVKDYKQAHGKMTICSGCKTSCRSITGTHCIGTSGAMETYCSAVCMAKTKGTTSPDSPSTTTEPRCHFCKEKALPQYQATLPEGVVYNFCSSSCVTNFQDFTALSTKTSNGQTAPSSTSDNIQLKCNYCRGSFSLKPQTLEWENKVYQFCSKTCCEDYKKLHCIVTFCEYCQEEKTLHETVKFSGVKRPFCSEGCKLLYKQEFARRLGLKCVTCNHCTQMCKRGVTKQIDGVQRDFCSEACAKKFHDWYYKSARCDCCKLQGNLSESVQWRAEMKHFCDQQCLLRFYCQQNEPNLSTQRGPENMSYGHGGQPQGTKATAHSQPAVPSSYAGGGMLKDVKNKAVLCKPLTLTKATYCKPHMQSKHCQTEEEVQKEYVPVPIPVPVYIPVPMNMYTQATPTPVTLPVPVPVPVFLPTTLDGAEQIVRTIAELKAKIPADPLEADLLAMAEMIAEADEEKPDCADVMCKNVDSADVKRETVKSESSSSEEEEEEEEEEDDSYQPHLDLEDDFPRVPDPVPAVEGLDAEIGFTLPLVLGDEREVKPGLKVERKGHKRRAVEMDASPSSPDSSSMGCSFPLKSRYGVNAWKRWVLTRNNHSQDDKAKEQLKEVKPSRLKRNLLSLSAAELNYGLSRFVSEVRRPNGEAYAPDSVFYLCLGIQRYLLDNGRTEDIFSDPYYHLFGQELNRVLQGWQPSVLPDGSLWGRVEEQALWSSRQLGQHSPIALLRSLVYLNTKYFGLRTVEQHLRLSFGKVYEQRKATPHSKDTSVCIRIPSISQDQGLFFLPAVKTGTRKRKREEVDGDPDYEPDEYSGSPPHCPIKKHECLLYELYLSKCPSALKKRTDVFYMMPDDSSSSDSPLWYSSTPLERAILEKVLTRILLIKDIYSQKDPSEEEEEEEGSE; via the exons ATGGACAGAGGTTTGCCGGAGGGTTATGAACCCAGGCTGGGCGGAGAAGAGGATGGCGTGACAGCAGAGGCAGAGTCCTTCATGGatacagccccgcccactgcgcAGAAGACCCCTATGGAGGGCACGGATGCTGCCCACGACCCCCCTGTCACAGCTGCTGCCCCTCTGCCACCCGCCCAGGACGACGAGGACGACGACGTGGTACTGGTGGAAGCCCCGCCTCCCGCACCCGCTTCCCAAGCCGGAGCTCAACCGAGTGCCCCCTCCCCGAAGCACGACTGCGGCGAGAAGGGCGGCGTGGTAACAGCGGCAGCGCCCACGCCCACCGCCAAAACCCCCACTTTCACCACTcccgcacccgcacccacaACGGCGGCCCCGAGCCAGAGCGAGACCATTGTGATCGATGATGAGGAGGACTCCTTTGAGCAAAAAGACTCTTCCTCGCGGGCTCCCCCTTCAGAGGTGGCCCCCCCCTCAGGCAGTGCCGCGCTGAGCAGCACCGAGCCGGACTCCGAGATCAAGATCGCCAGCGTCACCACACTGGGTGTGGCCGCCTCCAGTTCCACCGTCGCCGTGggaacggcggcggcggcggcgggttcCAAGGGGGACATGAACTTGATGATCACCAGCGTGACGTctctgcagggggcgggggcggggccggggctggAGCGGGACGATGGCCTGCAGATCGGCAGCACCTTCAGCCTCAACCCCGAGGCCCAGACAGAGCTGTCCACCAGCCGGCCCGGCACCTTCAACCCGGGCCGGGTCGGCACCACGAACGAGCCCGTCCAGAACGGGGAGACCAGCACACACCAGAGATCCG ATTCCTGGATATCCCAGTCGGCTTCCTTCCCGAGAAACCAGAAGCAGCCCGGCGCAGACTCGCCGGCCCCGGCCGCCTCTCTGCCCAAACAGGTGTGCTCGCCCTCGagcacccagcagccccccagGACGGTGAAGGTCACCTGCGCCAACTGCAGGAAGCCCCTGAAGAAAGGGCAGACCGCCTACCAGCGCAAAGGCTCCACCCACCTCTTCTGCTCCACCACCTGCCTCTCCGCCTTCTCCCACAAACCCGCCCCCAAGAAGAACTGCACCATGTGCAAGAA AGATATCACCAGTATGAAAGGAACCATTGTGGCCCAGGTGGACTCGAGCGAGGCCTTCCAGGAGTTCTGCAGCACCGGCTGCCTGTCCTCGTACGAGAACAAACAGAACCCGCCCAAGACCCCCGTCAAGACCAGGTGTACCGTCTGCGGGAAGCTGACCGAA ATTCGCCACGAGGTCAGCTTTAAGAACGTCACCCACAAGATCTGCAGCGACATGTGCTTCAACCGCTACCGCATGGCTAACGGGCTCATCATGAACTGCTGTGAACACTGCGGGGGCTACCTGCCCTCCAAGGCCAACCACTTCCTGGTCATCGACGGCCAGCAGAAACGCTTCTGCTCTCACAACTGCGTCAAGGACTACAAGCAG gcGCACGGGAAGATGACGATCTGCAGCGGGTGCAAGACCTCGTGCCGTTCCATCACGGGGACGCACTGCATCGGGACGAGTGGCGCCATGGAGACGTACTGCTCTGCCGTCTGCATGGCCAAGACCAAGGGCACGACCAGCCCTGACAGCCCCAGCACTA CTACAGAACCCCGCTGTCATTTCTGTAAAGAGAAGGCACTGCCACAGTACCAGGCCACACTTCCAGAGGGGGTAGTCTACAACTTCTGCAGTTCCAGCTGTGTGACTAATTTTCAG GATTTTACTGCCCTTTCCACTAAAACGTCAAACGGTCAGACAGCGCCTTCCTCCACATCCGACAACATTCAGCTCAAGTGCAATTACTGCAGAGGATCTTTCAGCCTGAAACCCCAGACACTGGAGTGGGAG AACAAAGTCTACCAGTTCTGTAGCAAGACCTGCTGTGAAGACTATAAGAAGCTGCACTGCATAGTGACATTCTGTGAGTATTGTCAGGAGGAGAAGACTCTTCACGAAACAGTCAAGTTCTCAGGGGTCAAGAGGCCTTTCTGCAGCGAGG GCTGCAAGCTGCTGTACAAGCAGGAATTTGCCAGGCGACTGGGTCTGAAGTGCGTCACCTGCAACCACTGCACACAGATGTGCAAGAGAGGCGTGACCAAGCAGATCGACGGAGTGCAGCGCGACTTCTGCAGCGAGGCCTGTGCCAAGAAGTTCCATGACTGGTACTACAAG tccgCGCGCTGTGACTGCTGTAAGCTGCAGGGGAACCTGAGCGAGTCGGTGCAGTGGCGGGCCGAGATGAAGCACTTCTGCGACCAGCAGTGTCTCCTGCGCTTCTACTGCCAGCAGAACGAGCCCAACCTGTCCACTCAGAGGGGGCCAGAGAACATGTCCTACG GGCATGGAGGACAGCCGCAGGGAACCAAGGCAACG GCGCACAGTCAGCCCGCCGTGCCGTCCTCCTACGCTGGGGGAGGGATGCTGAAGGACGTTAAAAACAAGGCTGTGCTGTGCAAACCGCTCACCCTGACCAAAGCCACCTACTGCAAACCGCACATGCAGAGCAAGCACTGCCAAACGG AGGAAGAGGTGCAGAAGGAGTACGTTCCGGTCCCTATCCCTGTCCCCGTCTACATTCCTGTGCCAATGAACATGTATacgcaggccacgcccacacctgTCACTCTACCTGTCCCA GTGCCCGTGCCGGTGTTCCTGCCCACCACCCTGGACGGCGCGGAGCAGATCGTTCGGACCATCGCCGAGCTGAAGGCCAAAATCCCCGCGGACCCGCTGGAGGCCGACCTGCTGGCCATGGCCGAGATGATCGCCGAGGCCGACGAGGAGAAGCCCGACTGCGCAG ATGTGATGTGCAAAAATGTGGATAGTGCAGACgtaaagagagagactgtgaaGAGCGAGAGCAGCAgttcagaagaagaagaggaggaggaagaggaagaggatgactCCTATCAGCCCCACCTGGATTTAGAGGACGATTTTCCCCGAG tcCCCGATCCTGTGCCCGCTGTGGAAGGCCTCGACGCTGAGATCGGCTTCACGCTGCCCCTGGTCCTGGGAGACGAGAGAGAGGTCAAGCCCGGACTCAAGGTCGAACGGAAG GGACACAAGAGGAGAGCGGTGGAAATGGACGCCTCTCCTTCGTCCCCCGACTCCTCGTCAATGGGCTGCTCCTTCCCCCTGAAGTCCCGGTATGGGGTGAACGCCTGGAAGAGATGGGTGCTGACTAGGAACAACCACTCCCAGGATGACAAAGCGAAGGAGCAACTCAAAGAGG TGAAGCCCTCGCGGCTGAAGAGGAACCTGCTGTCCCTCAGCGCGGCGGAGCTGAACTACGGCCTGTCCCGCTTCGTCAGCGAGGTCCGCCGCCCCAACGGGGAAGCCTACGCCCCCGACAGCGTCTTCTACCTCTGCCTCGGGATCCAGCGG TATCTGCTGGATAACGGGAGAACTGAGGACATCTTCAGTGACCCGTACTACCACCTGTTTGGACAGGAGCTGAACAGAGTCCTCCAGGGCTGGCAGCCTAGCGTGCTTCCTGATG GCTCACTGTGGGGGCGGGTGGAGGAGCAGGCCCTGTGGAGTAGCAGACAGCTGGGCCAGCACTCTCCCATTGCGCTGCTGCGCTCTCTGGTCTACCTCAACACCAAGTACTTTGGCCTGCGGACCGTGGAGCAGCACCTGCGCCTCTCTTTCGGGAAGGTCTACGAGCAGCGCAAGGCCACCCCGCACTCTAAGGATACCTCTGTGTGCATCCGGATCCCTTCCATTTCCCAGGATCAGG GTTTGTTCTTTCTGCCAGCAGTAAAAACTgggacgaggaagaggaaacGGGAAGAGGTGGATGGGGACCCGGACTACGAGCCGGATGAGTACTCGGGAAGCCCCCCTCACTGTCCCATCAAGAAGCACGAGTGCCTCTTATACGAGCTCTACCTCTCCAAATG TCCCTCGGCTCTGAAGAAGAGGACGGACGTGTTCTACATGATGCCCGACGACTCGAGCAGCTCGGACAGCCCGCTGTGGTACAGCTCCACCCCTCTGGAGAGGGCCATCCTGGAGAAGGTCCTCACCCGCATCCTGCTGATAAAGGACATCTACAGCCAAAAGGACCcctcagaggaagaggaggaagaggaaggcagCGAGTAG